The following are encoded in a window of Wolbachia endosymbiont (group B) of Hofmannophila pseudospretella genomic DNA:
- a CDS encoding ankyrin repeat domain-containing protein translates to MYRLLHFLAIDDSEEVIKLIFENVDLSKLSKIVNIGDKDGSTPLEYAVIYGHLALVKYFIGKGANFKVSDDPSLTLLDCAALHNRLEIVRYFIDNEHFQFDSTVLYYAIENNCLEVVRYFIEEEEICINSKDGEGKGYLHYAVEHNSLEIFEYLLAYGATVDLQDENGITPLHFAAKNGRLSMLKSLIEKKAVIEVLNKDNMTPLHFAAIYGYLGIVHYLVVYGAGINLQDKNGMTPLHFAAMYGYLGIVRYLVEHGADINLQNEDHMTPLHLADIYGHSSTVRYLVMNNVNTNLEDISNNISQNYDVKFYCYDSARCLFSLEQGANVKLELNDDLYHYTTNYYPSSICCYQPQSTVCSAPYLKMQSHERHLKAFDEYTTKKRKLENISEALQFEDKSTVNLTHRSPISSFNSVSVQPANKDLRL, encoded by the coding sequence ATGTACAGGCTCTTACATTTTCTGGCCATAGATGATAGTGAAGAAGTTATTAAGCTTATATTCGAGAATGTAGATCTAAGTAAATTAAGTAAAATTGTTAATATCGGTGATAAAGATGGATCTACTCCTTTAGAATATGCTGTTATATATGGTCACTTAGCGTTAGTTAAATACTTTATAGGAAAAGGGGCTAATTTTAAGGTAAGTGATGACCCGAGCCTTACCCTTTTAGACTGTGCTGCTCTCCATAATCGACTAGAAATAGTTAGGTATTTTATTGATAACGAACATTTTCAGTTTGATAGTACTGTTTTATACTATGCTATTGAAAATAATTGCTTAGAGGTCGTTAGATACTTTATAGAGGAAGAAGAGATTTGTATAAATTCAAAGGACGGAGAAGGTAAAGGTTATTTGCACTATGCTGTTGAACATAATTCCTTAGAGATTTTTGAGTACCTTCTAGCGTACGGGGCTACAGTAGATTTACAGGATGAGAATGGTATAACTCCTTTGCATTTTGCTGCTAAAAATGGTAGATTAAGCATGCTTAAATCCCTTATAGAGAAAAAAGCTGTAATAGAGGTACTGAACAAAGATAATATGACTCCTTTGCATTTTGCTGCTATATATGGTTACCTAGGAATTGTTCACTACCTTGTAGTTTATGGAGCTGGTATAAATCTACAGGATAAGAATGGTATGACTCCTTTGCATTTTGCTGCTATGTATGGTTACCTAGGAATTGTTCGCTATCTTGTAGAGCATGGAGCTGATATAAATTTACAGAATGAAGATCATATGACTCCTTTGCACCTTGCTGATATATATGGTCACTCAAGCACTGTTCGCTACCTTGTAATGAATAACGTTAATACGAATCTAGAGGATATTAGTAATAATATTTCTCAGAACTACGATGTTAAGTTTTATTGCTACGACAGCGCTAGGTGCCTTTTTTCTTTAGAACAAGGAGCTAATGTGAAACTTGAACTCAATGATGATTTGTACCATTATACTACCAATTATTACCCAAGTAGTATTTGTTGCTATCAACCTCAATCTACTGTGTGCTCAGCTCCATACTTAAAAATGCAATCACATGAAAGACACCTAAAAGCATTTGATGAATACACTACTAAAAAAAGAAAATTAGAAAATATAAGTGAAGCATTGCAATTTGAAGATAAAAGCACGGTTAACTTAACTCATAGGTCACCTATATCTTCATTTAACAGCGTCTCTGTACAACCTGCAAACAAGGACTTAAGACTATAA
- a CDS encoding ankyrin repeat domain-containing protein: MLGKENTGEQVADNQSRLIRMQKEDAPLSSNQQILQLPEGFTIGKAIGGGDCFFHAVAQGLKQLKPEMNFTVKSLREVCRKQALSSQEMKKKIIADARNRGDSKVVLPEPGIDNDELWKTYLIYIEYSIEDIEKMQRDNKDVFSSLTGLKYGSTLQIPIWGRPEIEGRMICNEYNEYNVKLHVIEDLSMSGCLIDGLASKPVSTDYNDKDTIHIINKGGAHFEPILRKQILPHSDLTQIQSMLKELSLEQIYEELIDTIEDCSLLEMEKLEKLKVFFRAHPRLDVNFQVNQRGDTLLHIAVRNDELEIIRFLLRKKANANVLNMEGKTSIDIARSNNRKGIAKILQPLVSYKRIDVPGDGSCLFWSAALAYLTPVKFDNNEFCKRFYKLFGDGHDVQIIQRLIQGDVDIYQNDMLRRLVEKVFRERVVKKMRSFQEELKDEISMTDFFESKNENYITNGSFKAKFLSDFGSEIEVEQQYGIKSSKLQPSHFNSKAIDDICIELEKINNPKKVQKFQFEAYLECMRSPKAWGGTYEIKAMSQLLETAITLCKENSFETHGEQRKCHNKIRLSYENRNHCQFYKTEYSNLVNFVQSFVQSFEMKLIIYSTFREMIRREKEVLPQEIANKDFVRSIFGFPVCVGVRTISGERAYRSRSFSCLSDLIETFDSCKLIFRKVLVDAGCDIFQSFEAQLEKIGFDQVSNVVEDIMDKIIQYYIQKEYDRSADGASMVEALVLDKYSQKIHGKVVQYGKRNYNIIDLCENIGIVTEKEASLTYYEKRDKSSHTKIHY; encoded by the coding sequence ATGTTAGGTAAAGAAAATACAGGAGAACAAGTAGCAGATAATCAATCTAGGTTAATAAGAATGCAAAAAGAAGACGCACCGCTATCTAGTAATCAGCAAATATTACAGCTGCCGGAAGGTTTTACAATAGGGAAAGCAATTGGAGGAGGGGATTGTTTCTTTCACGCAGTTGCACAAGGACTTAAGCAATTAAAACCTGAAATGAACTTTACTGTGAAGTCTTTGAGGGAAGTTTGTAGGAAGCAAGCTTTAAGTAGTCAAGAAATGAAAAAAAAGATTATAGCAGATGCTAGAAACCGTGGAGATTCTAAAGTAGTACTTCCAGAGCCTGGTATTGATAATGATGAATTATGGAAAACTTATTTGATTTATATAGAATACAGTATTGAAGATATAGAAAAAATGCAGAGGGATAATAAGGACGTGTTTTCATCATTAACTGGTTTAAAGTATGGAAGTACGTTGCAGATTCCTATATGGGGTAGGCCTGAAATTGAGGGAAGAATGATTTGTAATGAATATAATGAATATAATGTTAAGCTGCATGTTATTGAAGATCTTTCCATGTCAGGGTGTCTTATTGATGGGTTAGCATCCAAACCTGTGAGTACAGATTATAATGACAAAGATACTATACATATAATAAATAAAGGAGGTGCGCATTTTGAACCAATCTTGAGGAAGCAAATATTACCTCATTCTGACCTAACTCAAATTCAGAGTATGTTGAAAGAACTGTCCTTGGAGCAAATATATGAAGAACTTATTGATACTATAGAGGACTGTAGTCTTTTAGAAATGGAAAAGCTTGAAAAGCTAAAAGTTTTTTTTAGAGCACATCCAAGGTTGGATGTTAATTTTCAGGTTAATCAACGTGGTGATACACTGTTACATATTGCTGTTCGTAATGACGAGTTAGAAATTATCAGGTTTCTATTGAGAAAAAAAGCTAACGCTAATGTTTTAAACATGGAGGGTAAGACTTCCATAGACATCGCTAGAAGTAATAACAGGAAGGGCATTGCTAAGATACTGCAACCACTTGTTTCGTATAAAAGAATTGATGTTCCAGGAGATGGTAGTTGCCTATTTTGGTCTGCTGCTTTAGCTTATTTAACTCCTGTAAAATTTGACAATAATGAATTCTGCAAGAGATTTTACAAATTATTTGGAGACGGCCATGATGTACAAATAATCCAAAGGCTAATCCAAGGTGATGTAGATATTTATCAAAATGACATGCTAAGGCGGTTAGTAGAGAAAGTATTTCGTGAAAGAGTTGTTAAAAAAATGCGTTCATTTCAAGAGGAATTGAAAGATGAGATCAGTATGACAGACTTTTTTGAGAGTAAAAATGAAAATTATATAACAAATGGTAGCTTTAAAGCAAAATTTCTTTCTGATTTTGGCTCTGAAATTGAAGTTGAGCAGCAGTATGGAATCAAGTCTAGTAAACTCCAGCCCAGCCACTTCAATAGTAAAGCAATAGATGACATTTGTATTGAACTTGAGAAGATAAATAACCCTAAAAAGGTTCAGAAATTTCAATTTGAAGCATATTTAGAATGTATGAGGAGTCCTAAAGCTTGGGGTGGTACATATGAGATAAAAGCAATGTCCCAGCTATTAGAAACTGCAATAACACTGTGTAAGGAAAATTCATTTGAAACTCATGGTGAACAGAGAAAATGTCATAATAAAATACGCTTGTCTTACGAGAATAGGAATCATTGTCAATTTTACAAAACAGAATATTCAAATTTAGTAAATTTTGTTCAGAGCTTTGTACAGTCATTTGAAATGAAGCTTATTATATATTCTACATTTAGAGAGATGATAAGAAGGGAAAAAGAAGTGCTTCCACAAGAAATAGCTAACAAAGATTTTGTACGAAGCATCTTTGGATTTCCAGTATGTGTAGGTGTCAGGACAATAAGTGGCGAGAGAGCATATAGGAGCAGAAGTTTTTCTTGTCTATCAGATTTAATAGAAACATTTGACAGTTGTAAGCTGATTTTTAGGAAAGTGTTAGTAGATGCTGGGTGTGATATTTTTCAAAGCTTTGAAGCACAACTTGAGAAAATTGGTTTTGATCAAGTTTCAAATGTGGTAGAGGATATTATGGATAAGATAATTCAATATTACATTCAAAAAGAATATGATAGGAGTGCAGATGGTGCAAGCATGGTTGAGGCTCTTGTTCTAGATAAATATTCACAGAAAATACATGGTAAAGTGGTGCAGTATGGAAAGAGAAATTATAACATCATAGATCTATGTGAAAATATTGGAATTGTAACAGAAAAAGAAGCCTCTCTTACCTATTATGAAAAAAGAGATAAATCTAGTCATACCAAAATCCATTACTGA
- a CDS encoding IS630 family transposase (programmed frameshift) — MALRSKLLDEKVVNLAKEMLKKVRNNAYVSKKLQAVIAGKESSISAVARICKISRTALTEWIKHLKFGRVERLFSPSQRRRKSKLNKNQREQIEIWVERNPNITIKEVQIKISEEFGLNISKSTVHREIQRMKFSYITPRPIHHKQDKNKQEEFKKYFNKIVNSHPEKEVFFDESRFGTHSKIGHGWFKKGVRTQVKMKIGRQNFYIYSAVNPRSGKKISLLAPYVNTDCMNIFLEQMSKDLGTKEAFLVMDCASWHRSKSLKIQENITIIYLPPYSPELNPVERLWQYIKYNTLRNSIYDTIGLLEDVLCNFIVNISSTTIKRVCNVSYLFGQ; from the exons AGTTACAAGCGGTGATAGCAGGAAAAGAAAGTAGTATAAGCGCTGTGGCAAGAATATGTAAAATTTCAAGGACTGCTTTGACTGAATGGATAAAGCATCTAAAATTTGGTAGAGTAGAAAGATTATTTTCCCCGTCTCAGCGGCGAAGAAAAAGCAAATTAAACAAAAATCAACGTGAGCAAATTGAAATATGGGTAGAAAGAAATCCAAATATTACTATTAAGGAAGTGCAAATAAAAATCTCAGAGGAATTTGGCCTAAACATTAGCAAATCAACAGTGCACCGTGAGATACAAAGGATGAAGTTTTCTTACATAACACCGAGGCCAATTCACCATAAACAAGATAAAAACAAGCAAGAAGAGTTTAAAAAATACTTCAATAAAATAGTCAATTCCCACCCTGAAAAGGAGGTA TTTTTTGATGAATCACGATTTGGAACTCATTCAAAAATCGGACACGGATGGTTTAAAAAAGGGGTCAGAACACAGGTTAAAATGAAAATTGGTAGACAAAATTTCTATATCTACAGTGCGGTAAATCCAAGAAGTGGTAAGAAAATTAGCCTACTTGCTCCATATGTAAACACTGATTGTATGAATATATTTCTGGAGCAGATGTCGAAAGATTTAGGCACGAAAGAAGCCTTTCTTGTAATGGATTGTGCAAGTTGGCATAGATCAAAAAGTTTGAAAATTCAGGAAAACATTACCATCATATACTTGCCTCCTTATTCACCGGAACTGAATCCTGTTGAAAGGTTGTGGCAATATATCAAATACAATACTTTACGCAATAGTATCTACGATACCATAGGTTTACTTGAAGATGTTTTGTGTAATTTTATTGTCAATATTTCCAGTACTACTATTAAACGAGTTTGTAATGTTTCTTATTTGTTCGGTCAGTAA
- a CDS encoding IS5 family transposase (programmed frameshift) has product MRSSYPSDISRKKFEIIVKDLESCRKKTKPRKLDLYEVFCGVLYVLKSGCQWRMLPTEFPKWRNCYDYFKKWSEKPDTAKESILERVLKKIVRVVRQNNGRKEKTSFCIIDAQSVKNADTAKEKGYDAGKKISGIKRHIAVDTQGLPHAIYVTTAEITDRSSAVRMVKRAQENLSEVKNILVDAGYTGENFAAQIKATIGATVEVIKRSELHTFVVLPKRWVVERSFAWLEKCRRLWKNCERKLNTSLQMVVLAFAVLLLKRL; this is encoded by the exons ATGAGAAGCTCATACCCAAGCGACATAAGTCGGAAAAAATTTGAGATTATTGTAAAAGATCTAGAGTCTTGCAGGAAAAAAACAAAACCAAGAAAACTTGATTTGTATGAGGTATTTTGTGGAGTATTGTACGTCTTAAAAAGCGGTTGCCAGTGGAGAATGTTACCAACAGAATTTCCAAAATGGCGCAATTGTTACGATTATTTCAAAAAATGGAGTGAAAAGCCAGATACAGCTAAAGAAAGCATTCTAGAGCGTGTGTTA AAAAAAATAGTTCGCGTGGTCCGACAAAACAATGGTCGGAAAGAAAAAACCAGCTTTTGCATAATTGATGCACAGAGTGTAAAGAATGCAGATACTGCCAAAGAGAAGGGCTATGATGCTGGTAAAAAAATCTCAGGAATAAAGCGTCATATTGCAGTAGATACACAAGGTTTGCCGCACGCAATTTATGTGACAACGGCAGAAATAACCGATCGTAGTAGTGCTGTGAGAATGGTTAAAAGAGCACAAGAAAATCTCTCTGAAGTTAAAAATATACTGGTTGATGCTGGGTATACAGGAGAAAATTTTGCAGCTCAGATAAAAGCAACTATTGGTGCAACTGTTGAGGTAATAAAACGCAGTGAATTACATACCTTTGTTGTATTGCCAAAGAGATGGGTCGTTGAACGTTCTTTTGCTTGGTTGGAAAAGTGTAGGCGTTTGTGGAAAAACTGCGAGCGAAAGCTCAACACTAGCTTACAAATGGTTGTTCTAGCTTTTGCTGTTTTACTCCTTAAAAGATTATGA